A single region of the Manihot esculenta cultivar AM560-2 chromosome 12, M.esculenta_v8, whole genome shotgun sequence genome encodes:
- the LOC110627849 gene encoding transcription and mRNA export factor ENY2 has translation MTHKRASVKRPPTPVADQVHAHSSQQLTLQEIINIKLIESGEKERLKELLRERLIECGWRDEMKALCRAFTRRKGRNNVTVDDLVHVITPKGRASVPDSVKAELLQSIRSFLASAI, from the exons ATGACTCACAA GAGGGCTTCTGTCAAGCGCCCACCAACTCCTGTTGCAGACCAAGTTCATGCTCATTCAAGCCAACAGCTCACCCTTCAGGAAATCATCAATattaaa TTGATTGAGAGTGGAGAGAAAGAGAGGCTAAAGGAGCTTTTGAGGGAAAGGCTCATAGAGTGTGGTTGGAGAGATGAGATGAAAGCTCTCTGCag GGCATTCACAAGGAGGAAAGGAAGGAATAATGTTACAGTAGATGACCTTGTACATGTCATTACTCCGAAGGGCAGAG CCTCTGTTCCTGATTCAGTGAAGGCAGAGTTACTTCAAAGTATAAGATCTTTCCTAGCATCGGCTATTTAA